Proteins encoded together in one Romeriopsis navalis LEGE 11480 window:
- the bioA gene encoding adenosylmethionine--8-amino-7-oxononanoate transaminase has protein sequence MHPNIWHPFTQAKTAPEPLKVKSAQGIWLTLEDERQVMDCISSWWVNTHGHAHPQIAEAIYQQALKMEHVIFGGFTHDPAEQFAEQLVPHLPPGLTRVFFSDNGSTSVEVALKMAYQYWRNLHQPRSTFMAFDGGYHGDTFGTMAVGSRSIFSAVFRDMLFEIEYVDFPATYIGDAAAAQTAATALEKIESELKTQRDRYAGIIIEPLVQGAGGMRMCRPDFLQGLRKLCDDYDVLLIFDEVMTGFGRTGHWFASDRAAIAPDIMCLSKGITGGFLPFAATVCSEKIYAAFYSDDPLKTLYHGHSYTANPLGCAAAIASLKLMQENQPKFAAMEALHQQHCQQLIMHPRVEQLRIMGTIMAFDVVTPSKPGYLNTVGRQIRDQAIDRGLLLRPLGNVLYLLPPYCITEEELAMVYQAITEILDGLA, from the coding sequence ATGCATCCGAATATTTGGCATCCCTTCACCCAAGCCAAAACTGCGCCAGAACCGTTGAAGGTCAAGTCCGCCCAAGGCATTTGGCTCACCTTAGAAGACGAACGGCAGGTGATGGATTGTATTTCAAGTTGGTGGGTGAATACCCATGGGCATGCCCATCCCCAAATTGCTGAGGCAATTTATCAGCAAGCCTTAAAGATGGAGCATGTGATTTTTGGCGGGTTTACCCACGACCCGGCGGAGCAGTTTGCCGAGCAATTAGTCCCCCATTTACCACCCGGGCTGACCCGCGTCTTTTTCTCGGATAATGGTTCGACGTCGGTGGAGGTGGCCCTGAAGATGGCCTACCAATATTGGCGCAATCTACATCAACCGCGATCGACCTTTATGGCGTTTGACGGTGGGTATCACGGTGATACATTTGGGACGATGGCCGTGGGTAGCCGCTCGATCTTCTCAGCGGTATTCCGGGATATGTTATTCGAGATTGAATACGTTGACTTTCCGGCCACCTATATCGGCGACGCAGCAGCGGCTCAAACGGCAGCAACGGCGCTCGAAAAAATCGAGTCAGAACTCAAAACCCAGCGTGATCGATATGCCGGAATCATCATTGAGCCCTTGGTCCAAGGTGCCGGTGGGATGCGGATGTGTCGGCCAGATTTTTTGCAGGGGTTGCGAAAATTATGCGATGACTATGACGTATTGCTGATCTTTGATGAAGTGATGACGGGCTTTGGACGGACGGGCCATTGGTTCGCGAGCGATCGAGCAGCCATTGCCCCTGATATTATGTGTCTTTCGAAGGGCATTACCGGTGGGTTTCTACCGTTTGCGGCGACGGTTTGCAGTGAAAAAATCTATGCGGCATTTTATAGTGATGACCCATTGAAAACGCTGTACCACGGCCATAGTTATACGGCGAATCCCTTGGGGTGTGCTGCGGCGATCGCGTCATTAAAACTGATGCAGGAGAACCAACCCAAGTTTGCCGCCATGGAAGCCTTGCATCAGCAACATTGTCAACAATTAATCATGCATCCCCGCGTCGAACAGTTACGCATTATGGGCACCATCATGGCCTTCGATGTTGTGACACCCAGTAAACCAGGATATTTGAATACCGTCGGGCGGCAAATTCGAGATCAGGCCATCGATCGCGGCTTACTCCTGCGCCCCTTAGGCAATGTCTTATATTTACTGCCGCCCTACTGCATCACGGAGGAGGAGTTAGCCATGGTGTATCAGGCAATTACTGAGATTTTGGATGGTTTGGCATGA
- a CDS encoding allophycocyanin — MLSQLARLSVEADGRYATASELQFLKDYLATADQRMSAYEKIRDNEVQIMIDMETQSRLADANVFQKGERDVTQVCRRDRKQLLQCSAAAMLIDDLDRLRDGLLLWQSTIVRALKDEQASQVVCRVLPHVMQAHLTEAEAELMKPVLRLNQALLN; from the coding sequence ATGTTGAGTCAGCTTGCCCGGTTAAGTGTTGAGGCGGATGGGCGCTATGCAACAGCGTCAGAGCTGCAGTTTTTGAAAGATTATCTCGCCACGGCCGATCAGCGGATGAGTGCCTATGAGAAAATCCGCGACAATGAAGTGCAAATCATGATCGATATGGAAACACAATCGCGGTTAGCCGATGCGAATGTCTTCCAGAAAGGTGAGCGAGATGTGACTCAAGTTTGCCGTCGCGATCGCAAGCAATTATTGCAATGCTCCGCCGCCGCCATGCTCATTGATGATTTGGATCGGTTGCGTGATGGGTTGCTGCTATGGCAGAGCACGATCGTCCGGGCCTTGAAAGATGAGCAAGCATCCCAAGTCGTTTGTCGCGTCTTGCCGCACGTCATGCAGGCACATTTAACAGAAGCCGAAGCTGAACTGATGAAACCCGTGTTGCGCCTGAACCAAGCCCTATTGAATTAA
- a CDS encoding pentapeptide repeat-containing protein, translating into MSTNQMVSMTSGENTPTELTSSTMLCDQYQSGARDFSDRDFCGFSLHSSCLSYANFRRSKLKQVNLQDADLRGIDLSETDLSRSNLQNTDLRGAALDNAMLFMASLDGANLQGADLSGASLDITTLNQANLQGANLCGTYLCGMDLSQVDLRGAYFDNKTQFDADFDPASVGMRSEITISIDDIVAHFNRLSKCASRYLGHTIALKYWEKSRYQNRHIAAFHFNPTGQFSYSGPSDRAASFLQLKWAQLWTNRFVGNCAVVFQDFPNILERNQLLLIGLESITIVNTDDSTGKSMAIFG; encoded by the coding sequence ATGTCCACCAATCAAATGGTGTCGATGACGTCAGGGGAAAATACTCCGACGGAATTGACTAGTTCAACGATGCTATGCGATCAGTATCAGTCTGGAGCACGGGACTTTAGCGATCGTGATTTCTGCGGGTTTAGCTTGCATTCAAGCTGCCTCAGTTATGCTAATTTTCGCCGTTCAAAGTTAAAGCAGGTCAACCTGCAAGATGCCGACTTGCGTGGCATTGATCTGAGTGAAACCGATCTCAGCCGGAGTAATCTTCAAAATACGGATCTGCGTGGTGCAGCCTTAGACAATGCAATGCTATTTATGGCGTCATTAGACGGCGCAAATTTGCAAGGGGCTGATTTGAGTGGCGCATCCCTCGATATCACGACGTTAAATCAGGCAAATCTCCAAGGGGCTAATCTCTGTGGCACCTATTTATGTGGGATGGATCTAAGTCAAGTTGATTTGCGCGGTGCTTATTTTGATAATAAGACTCAGTTCGATGCGGATTTTGATCCTGCTAGCGTGGGCATGCGTTCGGAAATCACCATCAGCATTGATGATATCGTCGCCCATTTTAATCGGTTGAGTAAATGTGCTAGTCGGTATTTGGGGCATACGATCGCTCTAAAGTACTGGGAAAAATCTCGCTACCAGAATCGACATATTGCCGCATTTCACTTCAATCCTACCGGTCAGTTTAGTTACTCAGGGCCATCCGATCGTGCCGCTAGCTTTTTGCAGTTGAAATGGGCACAACTATGGACAAATCGCTTTGTTGGAAATTGTGCTGTTGTTTTTCAAGATTTTCCCAACATTCTTGAACGTAATCAGTTGTTATTGATTGGCCTAGAGTCGATAACGATTGTCAATACCGATGATTCTACCGGGAAATCTATGGCGATCTTTGGGTAA
- a CDS encoding 2'-5' RNA ligase family protein, translated as MSSMQRWFIALLPPIEMQDYANQVRQHFADHYASRKAFNSPPHITLQPPFDWEMARRDALITSLTTFAHTQAPVPVTLPGFGAFPPRVIFIDVVRSCELLALQQQLMQHCVMELNIRHPSPERPFAPHMTVAFRDLTKANFHQAWPKFEHQPLVLTNADNHQYQFAASSITLLQHDGQRWQVDCDLALRCGAR; from the coding sequence ATGAGTTCGATGCAACGCTGGTTTATCGCTTTGCTGCCGCCGATTGAGATGCAAGATTATGCCAATCAAGTACGGCAGCATTTTGCCGATCATTATGCCAGCCGGAAGGCGTTCAACTCACCACCACACATTACCTTACAGCCCCCATTTGACTGGGAAATGGCGCGCCGGGATGCATTAATTACCAGTCTGACAACGTTCGCCCATACCCAAGCTCCAGTCCCTGTGACGTTACCGGGATTTGGCGCATTTCCACCGCGAGTCATTTTTATTGATGTGGTGCGATCGTGCGAGTTGTTGGCCTTACAGCAGCAGTTGATGCAACATTGTGTCATGGAGTTGAATATCCGTCACCCATCGCCGGAACGCCCCTTTGCGCCACATATGACGGTGGCCTTTCGCGATCTGACCAAAGCGAATTTCCATCAGGCATGGCCAAAATTTGAGCATCAGCCCTTGGTGTTAACGAACGCGGATAATCACCAGTATCAATTTGCGGCATCGTCGATCACCCTACTGCAACATGATGGCCAACGATGGCAGGTTGATTGTGATCTAGCGCTGCGCTGCGGCGCGCGATGA
- a CDS encoding hybrid sensor histidine kinase/response regulator, with amino-acid sequence MLSFDSEIQDQAYQFFVQEAVEFLQILETGLIDLTQDHSTPKVHELMRAAHSIKGGAASIGLNSIKQLAYQLEDCLRALYQDTVVVDTELEDLLLQAFDCLQGPLLQQVETGEHDEEAALAAAEPVYIALVERLGEALEQVDAAMPTSAELGIDIVQAIFAGDVQNGIQRIEQVLSNPNQQELVGEIRAQAEVFVGVGELVNLPGWVSIAQAILAAIQQSPDQARQIAEIATVDLKAAQKIVLDGDRVTGGAPSTALLAYSGDPAEAPAAELPTPTAPEVEEVSPQTFDTFDNAERIAAAATVFEEIPIASMSEDPIDFEALPTEQLDELFGLAMDPLDDFFAAEQASMPTVDPVLDQPDEVTTDALDFAAETPPIDNTSESMLAVDIPAPPLPADATPLAALPTDEAISSDDFANLDAFFDLALTDEPLPLTDAPFDLSQDLMADAPTPEASEPSELEATNPIEHSAAESIEPASESIELAQSTVAIPLPPPLETETAALPVQVEFPSSPITPLATPASDITSDTTDAPADPEDATLETATAAPESLDTMIYHLVDQPDDVIAQIAAETAPTATVTPELEADNAASVAPPVPVAPATVRDTAEANRVEAEAQNLASLSLNATVPEQAVALPLAADASVDTQIQNLLDNADRGVYHEPPRSVNRSTTTIKRRPANAAASSNNVVRVDLARLEQINNRVGAMVTQENATMLQNQQLQMTAKVMLQRFTQFEEIARQIGTWSDQSQKQRANLKQQQQQVVQPAASTDSTWQDDFDPLQMDTYGELYGFAQEMLELMAQIGEGMRDISQISQQAVSSQQKQQQTLKQIRDDLLWARMLPLGDLLQRFPRMMRDLSNRYGKPVKLDLSGTHTLVDKSILQSLYDPMVHLLRNGFDHGIESPEERLAQDKPAQATIAIRAYHRGNQTYIEIADDGRGIDPERIRAKIIEHELLTTAEAERLSAQEIYQYLFAAGFSTAGKVSELSGRGVGLDAVKSQVTSLKGSVSVASQMGEGTTFTLQLPLTLTVASLLVFTVQNCMMAAPIDALKAIISVPKRHIQMQQGRKIYHWDGQPVPLCPRSQFLNAYPLPRQMPDEFKAMPLPKDEMVTLLVIELADRQVMGLAADQILQEQELAIKPFGKAISAPHYFYGCTILGNGLLVPVLDVQALAKPETLVPKPIAHESLSLDDIRDRSTMTGVAIDRTPVILVVDDSLTTRQTLALTLQKAGYRVLQAKDGREGLEQVEREPDIQAVFSDVEMPRMNGFEFLGQCRQKYTKEQLPIIMLTSRGGDKHRQIAKFMGANEYLTKPYLAVDILKSLEAVLPQK; translated from the coding sequence GATGCGCGCGGCCCACTCGATTAAGGGTGGTGCAGCAAGTATTGGTTTGAATAGCATTAAGCAACTGGCCTATCAGTTGGAAGATTGCTTGCGGGCACTGTACCAAGATACGGTGGTGGTCGATACAGAACTCGAAGACTTACTGCTCCAAGCCTTTGATTGTTTGCAGGGGCCATTGCTTCAGCAGGTTGAAACCGGCGAACATGATGAGGAAGCCGCGTTAGCGGCGGCGGAGCCCGTCTATATTGCCTTGGTCGAGCGTCTGGGCGAGGCGCTAGAGCAAGTTGACGCCGCCATGCCAACTTCAGCCGAACTGGGGATTGATATTGTCCAAGCAATTTTTGCGGGCGATGTGCAGAATGGGATTCAACGGATTGAGCAGGTGCTCTCAAATCCGAATCAGCAGGAACTCGTGGGGGAAATTCGGGCCCAAGCGGAAGTTTTTGTCGGCGTGGGGGAATTAGTCAACTTACCCGGCTGGGTGTCGATCGCCCAAGCCATCTTAGCGGCGATTCAGCAGTCCCCGGACCAGGCACGACAGATTGCCGAAATTGCCACCGTTGATTTGAAAGCCGCCCAAAAAATTGTGCTGGATGGCGATCGCGTAACGGGCGGCGCACCGAGTACGGCGTTGCTGGCCTATAGCGGCGATCCGGCTGAGGCCCCCGCGGCGGAATTACCAACGCCCACGGCACCCGAAGTTGAGGAAGTATCACCGCAGACCTTCGATACCTTTGATAATGCCGAACGAATTGCAGCCGCGGCCACGGTCTTTGAGGAAATCCCAATTGCCTCAATGTCCGAAGACCCAATCGATTTTGAGGCACTGCCGACGGAACAGCTAGATGAGCTGTTTGGGTTGGCGATGGACCCACTGGATGACTTTTTTGCGGCGGAGCAGGCGTCGATGCCCACGGTGGATCCCGTATTGGATCAACCGGATGAAGTTACGACTGACGCGCTGGACTTCGCAGCGGAAACGCCACCGATCGACAATACATCGGAGTCCATGCTCGCGGTGGATATTCCGGCACCACCACTACCGGCGGACGCCACACCCTTGGCCGCGCTGCCGACAGATGAGGCCATTTCTTCGGATGATTTTGCGAATTTAGATGCGTTCTTTGATTTAGCGCTGACCGATGAGCCGCTACCTCTTACCGATGCGCCCTTTGATTTGTCGCAGGATTTGATGGCCGATGCACCGACTCCAGAGGCGTCGGAACCATCAGAATTGGAGGCAACAAATCCGATCGAGCACAGTGCGGCAGAATCGATCGAGCCTGCATCGGAGTCGATCGAACTCGCACAATCAACAGTTGCGATTCCACTGCCGCCACCATTAGAGACAGAAACCGCAGCCCTCCCCGTACAAGTTGAATTCCCATCATCACCAATAACACCGCTGGCAACACCGGCCAGTGACATTACCAGTGACACAACCGATGCGCCTGCGGACCCAGAAGATGCAACCCTAGAAACTGCAACCGCCGCACCAGAAAGCCTGGATACAATGATTTATCATTTGGTCGATCAACCCGATGATGTCATCGCCCAGATCGCAGCAGAGACAGCTCCAACCGCCACAGTGACGCCAGAGCTGGAAGCGGACAATGCGGCATCAGTTGCACCGCCGGTACCAGTTGCGCCTGCAACGGTGCGTGACACGGCTGAGGCGAATCGGGTTGAAGCAGAAGCGCAGAATTTAGCATCGCTGTCACTCAATGCCACAGTGCCGGAACAAGCGGTGGCGCTGCCGCTAGCAGCAGATGCATCCGTCGATACCCAGATTCAGAATTTGCTGGATAATGCCGATCGTGGGGTTTATCACGAACCGCCCCGTAGCGTTAATCGATCGACAACCACAATTAAACGCCGCCCTGCGAATGCCGCCGCCAGTTCCAATAACGTCGTGCGAGTCGATTTGGCCCGCCTAGAGCAAATCAATAATCGGGTAGGCGCGATGGTGACACAGGAAAATGCCACCATGCTGCAAAACCAGCAATTGCAAATGACCGCCAAGGTAATGCTGCAACGCTTTACCCAATTTGAAGAAATTGCCCGCCAGATTGGCACCTGGAGTGACCAATCACAAAAGCAACGCGCAAATCTGAAACAACAACAGCAGCAAGTCGTTCAGCCAGCCGCAAGCACCGATTCGACATGGCAGGATGACTTCGATCCATTGCAGATGGATACCTATGGTGAACTGTATGGCTTCGCCCAGGAAATGCTAGAACTGATGGCGCAGATCGGCGAAGGAATGCGCGACATCAGTCAAATTAGTCAGCAAGCCGTCAGCAGTCAACAGAAGCAACAACAGACGCTCAAACAAATTCGGGATGACTTACTCTGGGCCCGCATGTTGCCGTTGGGAGATTTATTGCAACGGTTTCCCCGCATGATGCGTGACCTGTCAAACCGCTATGGTAAACCCGTCAAGCTGGACTTATCCGGGACCCATACGCTGGTGGACAAATCGATCTTGCAGAGTCTCTACGATCCCATGGTACATTTACTGCGCAATGGATTTGACCATGGCATTGAGTCACCCGAAGAACGACTGGCACAGGATAAACCGGCCCAGGCGACGATCGCCATTCGGGCCTATCATCGCGGGAACCAAACCTATATCGAAATTGCCGATGATGGCCGGGGGATTGACCCAGAACGGATTCGGGCCAAAATCATTGAGCATGAACTGTTAACCACCGCCGAAGCGGAGCGGCTATCGGCCCAAGAGATTTACCAATACTTATTTGCTGCTGGCTTTTCGACAGCGGGCAAGGTGAGTGAATTATCCGGTCGCGGAGTGGGATTAGATGCGGTTAAGTCCCAAGTGACCAGTCTCAAAGGATCGGTATCGGTCGCGTCCCAAATGGGCGAAGGCACCACATTTACGCTGCAATTGCCATTGACCTTAACCGTGGCCTCGTTGCTCGTATTTACGGTGCAGAACTGTATGATGGCGGCCCCGATCGATGCACTCAAAGCGATTATTTCCGTACCGAAGCGCCACATCCAAATGCAACAGGGGCGGAAAATCTATCACTGGGATGGCCAGCCCGTACCACTCTGTCCGCGCAGTCAGTTTTTGAATGCTTATCCGCTGCCCCGGCAAATGCCCGACGAATTTAAAGCAATGCCGTTGCCCAAGGATGAGATGGTGACGTTATTAGTGATTGAGCTAGCGGATCGGCAAGTAATGGGCCTGGCTGCCGATCAGATTTTGCAGGAGCAGGAACTGGCGATTAAGCCCTTTGGGAAGGCGATTTCGGCCCCACATTATTTCTATGGCTGCACCATCCTGGGAAATGGCTTACTCGTACCAGTTTTGGATGTCCAAGCATTAGCTAAGCCAGAAACCCTGGTCCCCAAACCCATTGCCCACGAATCCCTTTCCCTGGACGATATTCGCGATCGCTCGACGATGACCGGCGTGGCAATCGATCGCACACCGGTGATTTTGGTCGTGGACGATTCCCTCACGACACGACAAACTCTCGCCCTGACACTGCAAAAAGCGGGTTACCGGGTCTTACAAGCTAAAGATGGGCGGGAAGGCTTGGAGCAAGTAGAGCGCGAACCGGATATTCAAGCCGTCTTCTCTGATGTGGAAATGCCGCGCATGAACGGGTTTGAGTTCCTGGGACAATGTCGTCAGAAATATACCAAGGAACAACTCCCGATTATTATGCTGACCTCCCGTGGCGGTGATAAACATCGCCAAATTGCCAAATTTATGGGGGCGAATGAATATCTGACGAAGCCCTATCTGGCAGTCGATATCCTCAAGAGTTTGGAAGCTGTGCTACCCCAGAAATAA
- a CDS encoding 2Fe-2S iron-sulfur cluster-binding protein, with the protein MAKTIQLDPIGTQTSVQTNDNILSALLGTDLQVSHECGGRGRCATCHVFIKEGMENLSPMSRREQQTLEVITTCNMQSRLACQTRVLDEGVVVQLPAGTYLNEVDDLDALIGRRAQEKILHPLNGTVLVEQNKLITRSVVNELAATRSEVGKYLANSGSATE; encoded by the coding sequence GTGGCTAAGACAATTCAACTCGACCCGATCGGCACGCAAACCTCCGTCCAAACCAATGACAATATTTTGTCAGCGTTACTTGGTACGGATTTGCAAGTCTCCCATGAATGTGGCGGCCGGGGTCGTTGTGCAACTTGTCATGTGTTCATCAAGGAAGGGATGGAAAACCTTTCACCGATGAGCCGCCGCGAGCAACAAACGCTGGAAGTGATCACGACTTGCAATATGCAGTCGCGGTTAGCTTGCCAGACCCGTGTCTTGGATGAAGGGGTGGTGGTACAGTTACCCGCCGGTACGTACCTGAATGAAGTCGATGATCTCGATGCGTTGATTGGTCGTCGGGCCCAGGAGAAAATCTTGCATCCGTTGAACGGTACCGTTCTGGTTGAGCAAAATAAACTGATTACCCGCTCAGTGGTGAATGAACTCGCCGCCACCCGTTCCGAGGTAGGTAAGTACCTTGCCAACTCTGGATCAGCCACCGAGTAA
- a CDS encoding PEP-CTERM sorting domain-containing protein yields the protein MSALFASAAQAYQLNADLDCTDGFITGYSKCSGAYKLGRGENDVTNGSATNIVTQILNEEDVFEVGGDWKFGNKFDGDLSSQNNDDGFSVAGLNTKSGSFSFSELDLAKTDLAISLKSAKGFSLYYVAAGSITDPEAIQWNTAGTSVNKKGNGKALSHISYYTRIIEAPALADQIRRVPEPATISALLAVGTMAIMRQKRKQGS from the coding sequence TTGTCAGCGTTGTTCGCATCCGCCGCTCAAGCCTATCAACTCAATGCTGATTTGGATTGCACTGATGGGTTTATCACGGGCTACAGTAAGTGCTCTGGTGCTTACAAGTTAGGCCGTGGTGAAAATGATGTGACGAACGGTAGCGCCACGAATATTGTCACCCAAATCCTCAACGAAGAGGATGTATTTGAGGTGGGTGGCGATTGGAAGTTTGGAAACAAATTTGATGGTGATCTATCGAGCCAAAATAATGACGATGGATTTAGTGTTGCTGGCCTCAATACAAAGTCCGGGAGTTTCAGCTTTAGTGAACTTGATTTAGCTAAAACCGATTTAGCCATTAGCCTCAAGTCGGCCAAGGGCTTTAGCCTTTATTATGTTGCGGCGGGCAGTATCACCGATCCAGAAGCGATTCAATGGAATACCGCGGGAACAAGTGTCAATAAAAAGGGGAACGGCAAAGCCTTATCGCACATTTCTTACTATACGCGGATTATCGAGGCCCCGGCGTTAGCTGACCAAATCAGACGGGTTCCAGAACCGGCAACAATATCCGCACTCCTGGCGGTTGGGACAATGGCCATTATGCGCCAGAAGCGCAAACAAGGTTCCTAG
- a CDS encoding ion channel: MNRLLRWRSRWKLMMPRRPKSTNTKVRIRNQDGRLQFQGGDHWRDYLRDPYHLMLTIPWPGFVGLVAVAYIVVNALFACLYLLQPGSLKGSDGSFAEAFFFSVQTLASIGYGAIYPQTTYAGILMTIEAILSLLAIAVITGLAFARFAKPTARIMFSRYAVVAPYNGMPTLMFRAANQRQNLILEAQAKVYLARDEITQEGVPFRRIYDLNLVREVNPRFSLTWNVMHPIDRTSPLYGLTAEQWETSFSQILVTLMGLDETVAYDIHVRHVYGLMDVLWNHRLANVMQWTESGDRYIEYAKFDAVEPIDPKA; the protein is encoded by the coding sequence ATGAATCGTTTGCTCCGATGGCGATCGCGATGGAAATTGATGATGCCACGCCGACCAAAATCGACCAACACCAAAGTGCGGATTCGCAACCAAGATGGCCGGCTGCAATTTCAAGGCGGTGATCACTGGCGAGATTATCTGCGCGATCCCTATCATCTTATGTTGACGATTCCCTGGCCGGGATTTGTGGGGTTAGTCGCGGTCGCCTATATTGTGGTGAATGCGCTGTTTGCTTGTCTGTATTTGCTCCAGCCCGGCAGCTTAAAGGGATCGGATGGCTCCTTTGCCGAAGCATTTTTCTTCAGCGTCCAAACCTTGGCATCAATCGGCTACGGCGCTATTTATCCGCAGACGACCTATGCCGGAATTTTGATGACGATCGAAGCGATCTTAAGCTTGTTAGCGATCGCCGTGATTACCGGCTTAGCCTTTGCGCGGTTTGCCAAACCAACGGCACGCATTATGTTTAGCCGCTATGCCGTTGTCGCCCCCTACAACGGCATGCCGACCTTGATGTTTCGGGCAGCAAATCAGCGCCAAAACTTGATCTTAGAAGCCCAAGCAAAGGTCTATCTAGCCCGCGATGAAATCACACAAGAAGGCGTCCCCTTTCGCCGGATTTACGATCTAAATTTAGTGCGAGAAGTCAATCCTCGCTTTAGTTTGACCTGGAATGTGATGCATCCCATCGATCGCACCAGTCCGCTGTATGGACTCACGGCAGAGCAATGGGAGACTAGCTTCTCCCAAATCCTCGTGACGCTGATGGGCCTCGATGAAACGGTGGCCTACGATATTCATGTACGACATGTCTATGGCCTGATGGATGTGCTATGGAATCACCGGCTCGCAAATGTGATGCAGTGGACGGAGTCAGGCGATCGCTATATTGAATACGCCAAGTTTGACGCGGTTGAGCCGATTGATCCAAAGGCTTGA
- a CDS encoding V4R domain-containing protein → MLNMQADTTARLELTLPMPGSSLPKQQYPQKHHHYRFEDFFAFQAKQGTITDWNGARNIFAGEDFILALIQGLEQEVGNASSVLMYDLGKAWGQKDFGTFKQWFETEYEFSISEAQLPFVLEAWWWPFTTQGWGTWEVDLEEQANGFLFISIFDSAVARTLGNVGKPVCHLYAGLFAGFFSQLVKQELGCIEIQCYAMGETYCKFLLGKKDRIDAATFWQTEGATVRDIESRLQQGEYLK, encoded by the coding sequence ATGCTGAATATGCAAGCTGATACGACCGCGCGGCTTGAATTAACGTTACCAATGCCAGGGAGTTCATTACCCAAACAACAATATCCGCAAAAGCACCACCACTATCGCTTTGAAGACTTCTTCGCCTTTCAAGCGAAACAAGGTACGATCACCGACTGGAACGGCGCACGCAATATCTTCGCCGGGGAAGATTTCATCCTGGCGCTGATTCAAGGCCTCGAACAAGAAGTCGGTAATGCATCAAGTGTCCTGATGTACGACCTCGGCAAAGCCTGGGGCCAAAAAGACTTTGGCACCTTCAAGCAGTGGTTTGAAACCGAGTACGAATTTAGTATCAGTGAAGCCCAACTCCCCTTCGTCCTCGAAGCCTGGTGGTGGCCATTCACCACACAAGGTTGGGGCACTTGGGAAGTTGACCTCGAAGAACAAGCAAACGGATTCCTCTTCATCAGTATCTTTGATTCCGCTGTCGCACGTACCCTCGGTAATGTCGGCAAACCCGTTTGTCATCTCTACGCTGGACTATTCGCCGGCTTCTTCAGTCAACTCGTCAAGCAGGAACTCGGCTGTATCGAGATTCAGTGCTATGCCATGGGCGAAACCTATTGCAAGTTCCTCCTCGGTAAGAAAGACCGGATTGATGCGGCTACCTTCTGGCAAACCGAAGGCGCCACAGTTCGCGATATTGAGTCCCGATTGCAGCAGGGAGAGTATCTCAAGTAA
- a CDS encoding V4R domain-containing protein: MASVADLLKNKPQLPGNFFAYDAYVQADIELGMMKNRQGARLLALPESLVNVLYSGLEYELGGAAGFVLFQCGYQWGKTFYRRFVTEVSEYYGQPVAEMPTLEFVQCLQQCWQTCGWGRIELSFDHHDQGFLVVTVQNSAFTQGRENNNRPQCEIESGLLSAFFSQLTGQPLHSVQTACESLGAPENWFVLGLADRLKPAEAWLEEGQDHATIMQRLLTQSPSGSVPSSTESPTTTTVS, encoded by the coding sequence ATGGCTTCTGTTGCGGATTTACTCAAGAATAAACCCCAATTACCGGGAAATTTCTTTGCCTACGATGCCTATGTTCAAGCCGACATTGAGCTCGGCATGATGAAAAATCGCCAAGGGGCACGCTTGCTGGCACTGCCGGAGAGTCTAGTAAATGTGTTGTACTCGGGATTAGAGTACGAGTTGGGCGGGGCAGCGGGCTTTGTCCTATTTCAATGCGGCTATCAGTGGGGTAAAACGTTCTACCGCCGGTTTGTGACCGAGGTCAGCGAATATTATGGTCAGCCAGTGGCTGAGATGCCCACATTAGAATTTGTCCAATGTTTGCAGCAATGCTGGCAAACCTGTGGGTGGGGACGCATTGAACTGAGCTTTGATCACCACGATCAAGGCTTTCTCGTCGTCACAGTCCAGAACTCAGCCTTCACCCAAGGCCGAGAAAATAACAATCGCCCCCAATGTGAAATTGAGTCGGGGTTGTTGAGTGCGTTCTTTAGCCAACTCACTGGACAACCTTTGCATAGTGTCCAAACAGCTTGTGAGTCGCTCGGGGCGCCCGAGAACTGGTTTGTATTGGGCTTAGCCGATCGACTCAAACCCGCAGAAGCCTGGCTCGAAGAAGGACAGGACCATGCCACGATCATGCAACGCCTGTTGACTCAAAGCCCGTCGGGTTCGGTGCCATCATCCACCGAGTCACCAACGACGACGACAGTCAGCTAA